ACCGCGCGGATCGGCGGGATATTGCCCGTTTTTTAACAGATTGTTCATCTGCGCCCTGCTACCCCTTTGAAAGCAGCGCAGGAAACTTACCTTTTATGTGCAGGCCGGATTGGAACCGCCGGCTGATGCTTTACTGTCCCTCGTTCCGTACCTTCGCGCCCCCTTGCCCTTTGGCAATCGGGGCGCTTTTTTCTTTTGATGCACGAGGGTAGGGTGAGACATGACCTATTCTGATGCCTGGCTGAAAACCATCCTGACCCGCACCAAACGCATTGCTGTTGTGGGTGTTTCCATGAATCCGGTGCGCCCCAGCTATTATGTGGCGCGGTATCTTGGCCTGCGCGGCTATCAGGTCGTCCCGGTCAATCCGCGCCATGCCGGTGAAACGCTGTTTGGCCAAACGGTGGTTACCGATCTGCGGCAGATCGAAGGCAGCGTTGATATGGTGGATATTTTCCGGCGCTCCGAAGCGGTGCCGGAAATTGTCGATGAGGCGCTGGAGGCGTTTCCCAACCTGCAAACCATTTGGATGCAGATCGGGGTTGAGCACGCCGAAGCTGCGGCCAAGGC
This window of the Sulfitobacter mediterraneus genome carries:
- a CDS encoding CoA-binding protein, which produces MTYSDAWLKTILTRTKRIAVVGVSMNPVRPSYYVARYLGLRGYQVVPVNPRHAGETLFGQTVVTDLRQIEGSVDMVDIFRRSEAVPEIVDEALEAFPNLQTIWMQIGVEHAEAAAKAEARGVDVVQNRCPKIEYQRLFGELRQGGFATGVISSKL